From a region of the Teredinibacter turnerae genome:
- a CDS encoding response regulator yields the protein MNTSKFIHRKSFLTGTLIAAAVALLSAAAGFTDWVNNERFYQQQRLLAQNELATVRARLEGNLNTDFEVLRGLQAVVSLEPQMSQARFAQLARQVIEAHPQLRNIGAAPDMVIRYVYPLVGNEAALGLDYRNHPEQRKAAEMARDTGEMVVAGPIQLEQGGVALIGRLPVYTRSESGLSDQFWGLLSAVIDLDEFYLASQLTKAETLLQIAIKGRDGDLVQGDVFYGDASVFEQEPVVTRVDFPNGGWEVAAIPRQGWLRVADDAWIIRLLETITIGLFAAAGAFVIRLSRIRELQQARLRSLFDMSPIGIALNDLATGNFLEINDALLEPTGYTREELSQLSFAGITASRFRKEELEQKKILLRDGRYGPVEKEFIRKDGSRYPVSFMAVLVDDHSGRQCVWSIVEDLSQREAAQQALDESRENLHRFFELSGSLMCTFTHLGEFKVFNNAFLWLLGYTKEEVQSSPFLSFVHPEDYREVVAELEHLLKVKTSTSFVCRVRCKDGSYVHLNWNVSVDPASGNVYATAVDVTSHREHESRLAQQQEMLQSMSKLARIGAWEINLAEAAVHWSGMTKVIHEVDEDFEPFLDSALQFYKSGKSLSTIEQAIQLCTESGQAFSEEVQITTAKGHDLWVLVTGKAEFHDGRCVRIYGSYQDINARKLIEQNIERTQQELQQQMSMLQLIAESQASFIEQNDIDSAFQEFLDNILKLTRTDFGFIAEIDYDTDKRPYLHRWYFAGTQTVCDKDLSSCQLNDYEQHLRQALFRLQPVVLENIDQTWHMCTSPQTAVHINNFLGVPITHSGNGIALVGLANRVGGFNEDIIEWLKPLMNTVGQFVHGARGIHARQKAEKALVAAKEAAEQAAHAKSDFLAMMSHEIRTPLNGVMGMLSLLNRTQLSDEQRRKLTIASHSSNTLLNIINDILDFSKVDAGKIELESIEFNLIAQLEEFSESMAMRAQEKHVELILDTTDINTPMVCGDPGRIRQVLANLVGNSIKFTAEGEVLVRCALVPQKDDLIFQVSVVDTGIGIETDKLDELFNPFTQVDASTTREYGGTGLGLAICKKLCVLMGGDITARSELGIGSTFDFHVLLQACEQQVAVPDINLENKSVLLIEDNKSVRDLVYRWLDSWGANVFAVEDGAQGLARCQDLKALENLPDVVLIDQYLPDQTGCDLAKQILGIQGCADLPVLILSRIAEGELQKFCDAGARGYVAKPLTRAGLVESVKVLLEGGSTLRGWTQTKEHSQAAGDGDELDSSQVNGRVLLVEDNPVNQDVARMMLDDVGVVVTTAGNGVEALDALQSAQQWDLYSLVLMDCQMPEMDGYETTRNIRAGKAGEIYKKIPIIAMTANAMKGDKERCFAAGMDDYISKPIDPQVLEDRLRKWLPRVPEPNSQITAADTLQPKAINPVVEMFAANLETNANSTAATSDSEVAPDQRWDYDAMLASLKNRDDRVRLLLRSFCGRMPETLAEFKLARDHNDYEKIGFIAHSTKGSAAQLRAYQLQGISAELEKRVKTGELDGVPELAAAMATETSALLIVLNAHLES from the coding sequence ATGAATACCAGTAAATTCATACATCGCAAGAGTTTTCTTACCGGCACTCTGATCGCAGCTGCCGTGGCACTGCTGTCGGCGGCTGCGGGGTTTACCGATTGGGTCAATAACGAGCGGTTCTACCAACAGCAACGCCTGCTGGCGCAAAATGAACTTGCGACTGTTCGCGCGCGCCTGGAAGGTAACCTGAATACGGATTTCGAAGTACTGCGCGGCCTGCAGGCGGTGGTGAGCCTGGAACCGCAAATGAGCCAGGCGCGTTTTGCGCAGCTTGCCCGTCAAGTTATCGAAGCTCACCCCCAATTGCGTAACATCGGCGCGGCGCCGGATATGGTGATCCGCTATGTTTACCCTCTGGTCGGCAACGAAGCGGCTTTGGGGCTCGATTATAGAAATCACCCGGAGCAGCGAAAAGCGGCTGAAATGGCGCGTGACACGGGTGAAATGGTGGTGGCTGGGCCTATCCAACTGGAGCAGGGCGGGGTCGCCTTGATTGGGCGACTGCCGGTGTACACCCGCTCGGAAAGCGGGTTGTCGGATCAGTTTTGGGGCCTGTTATCGGCTGTGATCGACCTCGACGAATTCTACCTTGCGAGCCAATTAACCAAAGCAGAAACACTGCTTCAGATTGCCATTAAAGGGCGCGACGGCGACTTGGTTCAAGGTGATGTCTTCTATGGCGATGCCAGCGTTTTTGAGCAAGAACCCGTAGTGACTCGGGTGGATTTTCCCAATGGGGGATGGGAAGTTGCAGCCATCCCTCGCCAAGGCTGGCTCAGGGTCGCCGACGACGCCTGGATAATTCGTTTGCTGGAAACCATTACCATTGGCTTGTTTGCCGCAGCTGGCGCATTCGTCATACGCCTGTCACGTATACGCGAGTTACAGCAAGCGAGGCTGCGGAGTTTATTCGACATGTCGCCGATCGGGATTGCACTCAACGATTTGGCGACGGGGAACTTTCTTGAAATTAATGACGCCCTCCTGGAACCAACAGGCTATACCAGAGAAGAGCTTTCGCAGTTGAGTTTCGCAGGCATTACCGCAAGTCGCTTTCGCAAAGAGGAGTTGGAACAGAAAAAAATTCTATTGCGCGACGGTCGTTATGGCCCAGTCGAGAAAGAGTTTATTCGCAAGGACGGCAGCCGCTACCCGGTCAGCTTCATGGCTGTATTGGTGGACGATCACTCCGGACGACAATGCGTCTGGTCGATTGTGGAAGATTTATCGCAGCGCGAGGCAGCGCAACAGGCGCTGGACGAATCCCGCGAAAATCTGCACCGGTTTTTTGAATTATCCGGCAGTTTAATGTGTACCTTCACTCACCTGGGCGAGTTCAAAGTCTTCAACAATGCGTTTTTGTGGTTGTTGGGATATACCAAAGAAGAAGTGCAGTCATCGCCTTTTCTCAGCTTTGTGCATCCAGAGGATTATCGCGAAGTGGTGGCGGAACTGGAGCATCTGCTAAAAGTTAAAACCTCCACATCATTCGTTTGCCGGGTGCGCTGTAAGGATGGCAGCTATGTGCACCTTAACTGGAATGTGAGTGTCGACCCTGCGTCGGGCAACGTCTACGCGACTGCGGTCGACGTTACCAGCCATCGCGAACACGAGAGCCGGCTCGCGCAGCAGCAGGAAATGCTTCAGTCGATGAGCAAACTTGCGCGCATTGGCGCCTGGGAAATTAATCTGGCAGAGGCGGCAGTGCATTGGTCGGGAATGACTAAAGTCATTCACGAAGTCGACGAGGATTTCGAGCCATTTCTCGACTCCGCTCTGCAGTTTTATAAATCCGGCAAAAGCCTTTCCACCATTGAGCAGGCGATTCAGTTGTGTACTGAGTCGGGCCAGGCGTTTAGTGAGGAAGTGCAAATTACCACCGCGAAGGGGCACGACCTCTGGGTGCTGGTCACCGGAAAGGCTGAATTTCATGATGGGCGCTGCGTGCGAATCTATGGGTCGTACCAGGATATAAATGCACGCAAACTAATCGAACAAAACATTGAGCGTACCCAGCAGGAATTACAGCAGCAGATGAGTATGTTGCAATTAATTGCCGAATCTCAGGCGAGTTTCATCGAGCAAAACGATATCGACAGTGCATTTCAGGAGTTTCTTGATAATATTCTTAAGCTTACCCGTACAGATTTCGGCTTTATCGCCGAAATCGATTACGACACTGATAAGCGTCCCTACCTTCATCGCTGGTATTTCGCTGGCACCCAAACTGTGTGCGATAAAGATTTAAGCTCGTGCCAATTAAACGATTACGAGCAACACCTCCGCCAGGCACTTTTTCGCTTGCAGCCTGTGGTATTAGAAAACATTGATCAAACCTGGCACATGTGCACTTCACCCCAAACCGCTGTGCACATCAACAACTTTCTTGGCGTACCGATCACACACAGTGGTAACGGAATTGCGTTAGTGGGGCTCGCAAACCGCGTTGGTGGATTTAACGAGGACATTATCGAGTGGCTTAAACCGTTGATGAATACGGTAGGCCAGTTTGTACACGGTGCGCGAGGAATTCATGCGCGGCAGAAAGCTGAGAAGGCGTTGGTTGCCGCCAAAGAAGCGGCGGAGCAGGCGGCTCATGCGAAAAGTGATTTTCTGGCAATGATGAGTCATGAAATTCGCACACCACTCAACGGGGTAATGGGTATGTTGAGCTTACTAAATCGCACGCAGTTGAGCGACGAGCAACGACGTAAACTTACTATTGCCAGCCACTCATCAAATACGTTGTTGAATATTATTAATGATATTCTCGATTTCTCTAAAGTGGATGCCGGAAAAATAGAACTCGAGTCTATTGAGTTTAATTTGATCGCGCAGTTGGAGGAATTTTCTGAATCAATGGCGATGCGTGCGCAGGAAAAACACGTTGAGCTCATTTTGGATACTACGGACATTAATACCCCAATGGTATGTGGTGACCCAGGCCGTATTCGCCAGGTGCTCGCGAACCTGGTAGGCAATTCCATTAAATTTACCGCAGAAGGCGAAGTTCTGGTGCGCTGTGCACTTGTACCACAGAAAGACGATTTGATTTTTCAGGTATCGGTAGTGGACACCGGCATAGGAATCGAAACCGACAAGCTCGATGAACTGTTTAACCCCTTCACTCAGGTTGACGCATCGACCACGCGGGAGTACGGCGGCACTGGGTTGGGGTTGGCGATTTGCAAAAAATTATGTGTATTAATGGGCGGTGACATTACGGCGCGCAGTGAACTCGGTATTGGCAGTACATTCGATTTTCACGTCTTGCTTCAGGCGTGCGAACAGCAGGTCGCTGTGCCTGATATCAACCTGGAAAACAAATCGGTATTGCTGATTGAAGACAATAAATCGGTTCGCGATTTGGTGTACCGGTGGTTGGACAGTTGGGGAGCGAACGTATTCGCGGTGGAGGATGGTGCGCAGGGACTGGCTCGGTGTCAGGATTTAAAAGCATTGGAGAATCTGCCCGATGTGGTATTGATCGATCAGTACCTGCCGGATCAAACCGGCTGCGACCTGGCTAAACAGATACTGGGTATACAGGGGTGTGCAGATTTACCGGTGCTGATACTCAGCCGCATCGCAGAGGGCGAATTGCAAAAGTTTTGCGATGCTGGTGCGCGAGGCTATGTTGCTAAACCGTTAACGCGGGCAGGCCTTGTGGAGTCGGTTAAAGTTCTTTTGGAGGGAGGCTCGACCTTGCGCGGTTGGACGCAAACCAAAGAACACAGTCAGGCGGCGGGTGACGGCGATGAACTGGACTCTAGTCAGGTTAACGGGCGTGTTTTACTGGTTGAAGACAACCCGGTAAATCAGGATGTTGCCCGTATGATGCTCGATGATGTCGGGGTCGTGGTCACTACCGCAGGCAATGGGGTAGAAGCACTGGACGCTTTGCAAAGCGCGCAACAATGGGATCTCTATTCGCTTGTATTAATGGATTGCCAAATGCCGGAAATGGACGGCTACGAAACTACGAGGAATATTCGGGCTGGCAAAGCAGGAGAAATTTATAAAAAGATACCTATCATCGCGATGACGGCGAATGCGATGAAAGGTGATAAGGAACGGTGCTTCGCGGCCGGCATGGATGACTACATCAGCAAACCTATTGACCCGCAAGTGTTGGAAGATCGTTTGCGTAAATGGTTGCCCCGCGTACCGGAGCCCAATTCTCAAATAACAGCCGCGGACACGTTGCAACCAAAAGCTATTAACCCAGTGGTGGAAATGTTCGCAGCGAATCTGGAAACCAATGCTAATTCTACAGCTGCAACCTCTGATAGCGAAGTAGCGCCAGATCAACGCTGGGATTACGACGCGATGCTGGCATCGCTCAAAAATCGTGATGATAGGGTAAGGCTCTTGTTGCGATCATTCTGCGGTCGAATGCCGGAAACGCTGGCAGAGTTTAAGCTTGCTCGCGACCATAATGACTACGAAAAAATTGGTTTTATTGCCCATTCCACTAAAGGAAGTGCTGCACAATTGCGCGCCTACCAATTGCAGGGTATTTCCGCAGAGCTTGAAAAGCGGGTAAAAACGGGCGAACTTGACGGGGTTCCGGAGCTCGCTGCGGCTATGGCCACAGAAACATCGGCCTTGCTGATTGTATTGAACGCTCATCTGGAAAGCTAA